A region from the Malus domestica chromosome 07, GDT2T_hap1 genome encodes:
- the LOC103439612 gene encoding uncharacterized protein, with amino-acid sequence MDNDDPSARRRKRRFIPKAQPRKNREPTVPTPDADADDDDGQETRRAQTLLSEYKERRRGAKLEKKSSVQVAFGPGGADASSTSIRTFGAVKDADSGKSGSLVLKGSDEEQSLPTFPSASKEAETDVTMEDAIDAEPLQIVKKNDRECWDYENTYYPTTLPLRQPNSGDPEILNANEFGEDAEKEYDESTINPASKLGLLEEKVKAKLLFVQLPSILPLTSKPSATAKGKEKVGSSKSLESSGAPKKEGSLEELPAGFMGKMLVYKSGAIKLRLGDTLYDVSPGSDSMSAQDVVVANTAEKKCIVLGELRQRAVVTPDVDSLLNVISID; translated from the exons ATGGATAACGACGATCCCTCCGCCCGTCGCAGAAAG CGTAGGTTCATTCCCAAAGCCCAACCTCGCAAGAACCGCGAACCAACTGTTCCCACTCC CGACGCCGACGCCGACGACGATGACGGTCAAGAAACTCGTCGGGCCCAGACTCTGCTAAGTGAGTACAAA GAGAGAAGACGGGGGGCTAAACTCGAAAAGAAAT CTTCAGTGCAAGTTGCATTTGGTCCCGGAGGAGCGGATGCATCCTCAACTTCTATCAGAACATTCGGAGCTGTAAAGGATGCCGATAGTGGCAAAAGCGGCAGCTTAGTTCTCAAAGGCTCTGATGAGGAGCAAAGTCTCCCAACTTTTCCTTCAGCCTCTAAGGAAGCTGAAACGGATGTAACTATGGAAGATGCTATTGATGCAGAACCACTTCAGATTGTCAAGAAAAATGATAGAGAATGTTGG GATTATGAGAATACATACTATCCTACTACTCTCCCTCTCAGGCAACCCAACTCTGGAGACCCAG AAATCCTTAATGCTAACGAATTTGGGGAGGATGCTGAAAAAGAGTATGATGAGAGCACGATAAATCCTGCTTCAAAACTCGGGCTGCTG GAGGAAAAAGTGAAAGCGAAGTTGTTATTCGTTCAACTTCCTTCCATTTTGCCATTGACGTCAAAGCCATCAGCTACTGCAAAGGGCAAAGAGAAAGTTGGAAGCTCAAAATCACTGGAGAGCTCAGGTGCTCCAAAGAAGGAAGGTAGTTTGGAAGAGTTGCCAGCCGGATTTATGGGTAAAATGCTGGTTTACAAGAGCGGAGCAATCAAGCTGAGGCTAGGAGATACCCTCTATGAT GTTTCACCTGGTTCAGATAGCATGTCTGCTCAAGATGTTGTGGTAGCCAACACTGCAGAGAAGAAATGCATCGTTCTTGGAGAGCTGCGCCAGCGAGCTGTTGTAACTCCTGATGTGGATTCCCTCCTAAATGTGATTAGCATCGATTGA
- the LOC103439613 gene encoding uncharacterized protein translates to MMFGGRSMGGGGGGGSMFKAVSRAAVTRTIAGGPPIQEPLSSSSSSAAANTTTTNTTATSTSRHNQKPSSSHNLSLSSPTSPFSSCNIPLASNCGTSSWPSSPRFDDFDWVTVDNGVSSEDDERLSHGLMDDFVLGPVPSKHEVHNAVSALHQVFSPFIRDKFGSKSDRDVDDQITSPAGFVHPAPSAGSELDWMEPSAYLSNNSKMLQSHGVERVYDAFHLLQTESSVQRMVMALSSDTAVWDAVMNNEVVRELRESFYADEDNSSESSQENSDDNNDKATNIVKWIFQNTMAKVMEAVEKITKVMGGFFQPPSSENAKAEASNRFEDKLKISFMLSVVVLLIVVVTRSHKA, encoded by the exons ATGATGTTTGGTGGGAGAAGCATGggcggaggaggtggaggaggaaGCATGTTTAAGGCTGTGAGTAGGGCAGCAGTCACCAGAACTATTGCTGGTGGTCCACCGATTCAAGAACCCCTATCTTCTTCTTCCAGTTCTGCTGCTGCTAATACCACCACCACAAATACTACCGCCACCTCCACTTCTAGGCACAACCAGAAGCCCAGTTCTTCCcacaacctctctctctcctcacccACTTCTCCTTTTTCCTCATGCAATATTCCTCTGGCTTCCAATTGTGGGACATCCAGTTGGCCTTCTTCCCCTCGCTTTGATGATTTTGATTGGGTGACTGTGGATAATGGGGTTAGCAGTGAGGATGATGAGAGACTTTCACATGGGTTAATGGATGATTTTGTTCTTGGACCTGTTCCTTCCAAGCATGAAGTTCACAATGCTGTCTCTGCCCTTCATCA GGTTTTCAGTCCCTTCATCAGGGATAAGTTTGGTTCTAAGTCAGACAGAGATGTGGATGATCAAATTACAAGTCCTGCTGGGTTTGTGCACCCAGCACCTTCAGCTGGGTCAGAATTAGATTGGATGGAGCCTTCTGCCTATCTTTCTAATAATTCAAAAATGTTGCAGTCTCACGGTGTTGAGAGAGTTTATGATGCTTTCCATCTCTTGCAGACTGAGTCTTCTGTGCAG AGAATGGTGATGGCATTGTCATCTGATACAGCGGTTTGGGATGCTGTGATGAACAATGAGGTGGTGCGCGAGCTCCGCGAGTCTTTCTATGCAG ATGAAGACAATAGCTCCGAGAGTTCACAAGAGAATTCTGATGATAACAACGATAAAGCTACAAACATTGTGAAGTGGATCTTTCAAAATACCATGGCAAAAGTCATGGAAGCAGTCGAGAAAATTACAAAGGTCATGGGCGGCTTCTTTCAACCTCCAAGCAGTGAAAACGCGAAAGCAGAAGCCAGCAATCGCTTTGAGGACAAGCTGAAAATATCGTTCATGCTCTCTGTTGTGGTCCTGTTGATAGTGGTGGTTACTCGAAGCCACAAGGCTTAA
- the LOC103410267 gene encoding uncharacterized protein: protein MQLFISSNVAGWQGGKFRLSSSETTSVRYPPSAFFFLPILIFSSFFSVEKAMDIDDPSARRRKHGFISKAQPRKNREPTVPTPDVGGDDDDGQETRRAQTLLSEYNERRRGDKVEKMLQSHGSERVYDAFHLLQTESSVQRMVMALSSDTAVWDAVMNNEVVRELRGSSYADEENSSDSPQENSDDNNDKATNIVKWIFQNTMAKVMEAIEKVTKVMGDLFQPPSSGNAKAEASNRFEDKLKTSFMLSVVVLLIVVVIRTHKASP from the exons ATGCAATTATTTATCTCCAGCAACGTTGCCGGATGGCAGGGTGGTAAATTTCGTCTATCCTCTTCGGAAACGACCTCGGTTCGATACCCGCCTTCTGCATTTTTTTTCctcccaattttaattttttcgtCCTTCTTCTCCGTCGAAAAAGCCATGGATATCGACGACCCTTCCGCCCGTCGCAGAAAG CATGGGTTCATTTCCAAAGCCCAACCTCGCAAGAATCGCGAACCAACTGTTCCCACTCC CGACGTCGGCGGCGACGACGATGACGGTCAAGAAACTCGTCGGGCGCAGACTCTGCTGAGTGAGTACAAT GAGAGAAGACGGGGGGATAAAGTCGAAAAGATGTTGCAGTCTCATGGTTCTGAGAGAGTTTACGATGCTTTCCATCTCTTGCAAACTGAGTCTTCTGTGCAG AGAATGGTGATGGCATTGTCATCTGATACAGCGGTTTGGGATGCTGTGATGAACAATGAGGTGGTGCGGGAGCTCCGGGGGTCTTCCTATGCAG atgaagaaaatagcTCTGATAGTCCACAAGAGAATTCTGATGATAACAACGATAAAGCAACAAACATTGTGAAATGGATCTTTCAAAACACTATGGCAAAAGTCATGGAAGCAATCGAGAAAGTTACGAAGGTCATGGGCGATTTATTTCAACCTCCAAGCAGTGGAAATGCGAAAGCAGAAGCCAGCAATCGCTTTGAGGACAAGCTGAAAACATCGTTCATGCTCTCCGTTGTGGTCCTGTTGATTGTGGTGGTTATTCGAACCCACAAGGCTTCACCCTAA
- the LOC114826149 gene encoding uncharacterized protein, whose product MLCRIWCNSCRICRARLSRSFTRFFIATSKKLNTFIRLNLSGGAAALFGLWSLSRSLNSCVSHFLSQDGSRMQAELATMYVTIFFRMFDYSLLCNWLETLVFFWYA is encoded by the exons ATGTTATGTAGAATCTGGTGCAACAGCTGCAGGATTTGCAGGGCCAGGCTTAGCAGAAGTTTTACTCG TTTCTTTATCGCAACATCAAAGAAGCTGAATACGTTTATTCGACTTAACCTTTCAGGAG GAGCTGCTGCTCTATTTGGACTATGGAGCTTGTCTAGGTCCTTAAATTCATGTGTTAGCCATTTTCTTTCTCAGGATGGAAGTCGTATGCAGGCGGAGTTAGCAACTATGTATGTCACCATTTTTTTTAGGATGTTTGATTATTCACTTTTGTGCAATTGGCTAGAAACACTGGTTTTCTTCTGGTATGCATGA